The sequence below is a genomic window from Streptomyces sp. NBC_00582.
CGCCGCTTCGCCCGCCCGACGGGCTTCGGCCGGGCGGCCCGCCTCGGTGAGCGCGAGGACGAGCGGGATGCGCTGGAAGGCGGGATGGGAGGCCAGGGCGCGCTCGTCGACCCGGCGGTGCCCGGCGTGGGCGCGCTCCGCCCACACAACGGCCTCGCGGGTACGGCCGACCAGGGCCAGCCCGGCGGGCTTCATCCAGGCGCCGCGCAGCCAGGCGTCGACGTCGGAGGCATCGGCCACGTCCGTCTCCAGGTCCTCCAGCAGGGACAGTCCCTGGGCGGGCTGACCGGCGGCGATCCGTATGAACCCCTCGTTGATCTTGAGTTTGCGGCGGTCCGCGGGACGCGTGATCCGCGCCAGGGCGGCGTCGTTGGCCGCGAGCGCCTCGGCGACGGGGGCGTTGCTCCACAGCAGGTTCGTCGTACGGACCAGGGCGACGGCCAGCGTCTCGCGCTCACCGTCGGCGAGCCGGTCCGCGCGGGCCAGCACGGTCTCGGCCTCGGCCCAGCGGCCCATCTCGAAGTAGGCGTCGCCGAGCATGGAGCGGGTGGCGGTGGTGTGACGGTCCTCGGGTACGGCCTGAAGGAGCGCGACGGCCCGGGCGTAGTCGTGGGCGTGGCGGGCGAGGACCGCGGCCTGGGTGAGCAGGGCGGGGTCGGCGGTGCCGGTGGCGGCCAGCCGCCAGGTCGCGATGCGCAGCGGGTCGCCGCGGCGGCGGGCGCCCCGGGCCTCGGTGCGGGCCGCCTGTTCCAGGAGCAGGGCCCGGCGGCGCAGCACGGGTAGTCCCGCACGCAGTACCTCGCCGTACAGCGGGTGGGCCAGGGACACGGAGGTGCGCCTGCGGTCCTGGGCGACGCGGATCAGCCCGGCGCGTTCCAGGTCCGCCACCGCGTGCGGTGCGGCGACGGCCTCGGCGTCGGCGAGCGGCAGCGGCTCGCACAGCGCCAGCAGCTCCAGGACGGGCCGTGCGGCGAGGTCGGCGCCCGCCAGCCGCGCGCCGACCACCTCGGCCAGCCGCGCGGTGCCGGGCAGCCGGCCCTCGCGCAGTTGCCAGATCTCCCCGTCCTCCGTGAGGTCCCCGGTGGTCAGCGCGCCGAGGACCAGCTCGCGCAGGTACAGCACGTTGCCGCCGCTGGCCGCCGACAGCTCGTGGACCGTGTGCCGGGCGACGGGTCTGCCGAGCGCGGCCGCCAGCAGTTCCCCGATCCGGCCGGGGTCCAGCACGGCCAGGTCGACCCGGCGCACCGAGTCCCCGCCCGTGAGGGCCGCGACGGCCTCGCCGTACGGCTCGCCGGTGCGGACCGTGCCGATCAGCCGGACGGCGCCGGCGTCCATCAGCTGCCGCAGCAGCACCGCCGACGCCGAGTCCAGCAGATGCAGGTCGTCGACGAGCACCACCAACTGCCGCCCTCCCGGCCCCGCGGCGAGGCGAGCGGCGACCGCGGCGAACCCCGCCACCGGGTCGGAGAGATCCACCCCGGCGGGCAGCAGATGCGCGATCGCCCCCAGCGGGACGGCGCCGGCCGCGGCGGTCGCGGTGGCCCGACCCACCCGTGATCCGTCGGCCGCGGCCCGCTCCAGACACTCCTCGGCGAGCCTTGACTTGCCGACCCCCGCCGCCCCGCACACGAGGAAGCCCCGCCACTCGCGGTCCTCCAACGCCGCCGCGAACTCGCCCAGTTCCCGCTCGCGTCCCACCAACGGCCAACGTCCGACTTGATTCCGCACCACGGCTCCCCCCGGAACGACATGACACGCTCAACACCCCGTCCGGCCAGCGTAGGAAGCCACCGTCGGCACGACCAACCGGCGCTCCGGGCGAGCGCGGGTTCCCCAGGCGATCCCTTCGTTACCTCGTCGGCAGGGTGGCGCATAGGGGTCCAAGGCTGCCCGGGACGGGGCGGTCAGGTCGGCGGCTGCCGCTGTTCCAGGTACGCCGTCCCCGACGGCGACATCGTTTTCTGCTGTTCTCGCGGCAGGAGCGTCTGGCGGGACCAGAGGCCCAGCAGTGCCGTCCCGCCGAGCACCAACGGCACCGGGTCCAGGGGAGAAGGAGCCAACGCGTACCCGAGCGCCGTAACCGTGCAGACCGTCAGGGGAATGAATGCCGCCGCGCCCTCTATGCCCCGTCGCAACGCCGGCTTGGCCGTGCCCAGGGCGCTCGCCCCGCCGGGCACCCAGGGACTGACTGCGGCCACCGTCAGTCCCGCGGTGACACAGGCGTCGACCAGCCGGCCGGACATCGACTCGGGCATGTGCGGGCCGGCCGCCCACAGTCGCAGCGTGTCGCCGATCAGCATGAGGGACAGCCCGACGATCCCCACCCACAGCGTGGCTCTCTGTTCGCTCCGTACAAGACGGCGCAGGGCGAACAGAAAGCTGAGGAACACGACCTCCGCCGTCCACAGGACACCGACCAGCCCCGTCTCCGGCTGCCAGCCCGCACCGGTCCCACGCAGCAGCACCCATCCCGTCATGAACACGGCTGCGGCTGTGACGACACCGTCGAGCACCCGCCGCAGCAAAGTGTGTCGACCGGTGCCGTCATCGGCCGCCACCACCAGGCCGGCCATTCCCAGGCCGACCGCGAGCGTCACTCCGGTGACCACCGTCGAACCGAGCAACGATGTCGCATCCCGTCCCGAAGCCGAAGGGTGAGCCGACAGGACGTTGACCGCCCCCCGGTACACACCCCCGGCCACCGCGGAACCCGCCAACAGCAGCAGACGCGTCCGCACCCGTCCCCCACGCACCCCCCACGCACGCAGCAGCAGGGAAGCCGCCAGTCCCCAACAGCCGAAGGACGGCCCCGAAGCCACCATCCGCGCCGCCACGGTCCCGCCCGCCCCCGGCCCGCCGAGACTCAGCGCTGCTCCCACGAGACCTGACACGCCCACCGCGCCCCAGGCCCGCGCCCCGCTCCGACAGCGGCGGCCCGCCCGGACCACGCGTTCGCCCGGCGACTTCTCCAACCCCACCATCAGGCGCGCCTTTCAACCCGTCCCCCCGCCCGCGGGGCTTCCCTGCAACCCCCGGACACACTGAGAGACCGTAAGAGACTCGCAGCCGGCCCCGAACGGAACACTCACCTCATTCACTCGTACTGCGTAAGTGTTTGGCCGGAACCTCCCCTTCTCCGCGCGCGACGGGCCGAGTCGAGCGCTGTGGGGTCACAGGCCGTGGGCGAGGGGGTGCAGCGGTTCGTACAGCGGGAGTTCGGCGCCGCTGGGCAGTCGGATCGCAGTCAGTTTGCCCCAGCGCTGTTCGCTGACCGGGCGGGTGATCTCGACGCCCTTGGCGCGGAACTCGCCGAGCTGGGCATCGAGGTCGTCGCACATCAGGTAGAACTCGTGCTGGGGCGGACCATCGGTCGGGTGCACGGCGACTTCGGCCGGGGGCAGCTTGAAGACGAGCCAGCCGCCACCCGCGTCGACGCCGGGAAAATCGAGGACGTCACGGAGGAAGGCACGGTCCGCCTCGGCGTCCTGGCTGTAGAGGATGACATGCGCACCGCTGATCATGGCTGGCTCCTGCCCGTCGACGTGCCGGCGGTCGTATCGCCGGCATCCTGGCACGCCGAGGTCGAGAAGATCTTCGACCGCGTGGACGACACGGCCACCGAGGTGAAGGTCAACGGACAAACCCGCCCGCTGCCCTCAGTAGCTTGTTCGCGTTGATCGCCGACACCCGGGAGGCCGGGCGGTCGCGCCGGGAACAGCGGATCCGGTCGGCACGGTTGCATCGAGGAGCGCGGTACGCCCGCCGCGCACTCGGACCAAGACATATGTCTGCAGGAGGACTGTTTCATGACTGGCCGGCCCTTGACGCTCATGGCAGTACACGCCCACCCCGACGACGAGGCCACCGGAACCGGAGGAGTCCTCGCGCGGTACGCGGCGGAAGGCGTCCGCACGGTTCTGGTGACGTGTACCGACGGCGGTTGCGGTGATGGACCGGGCGGTGTCAAGCCGGGCGATCCCGGCCACGATCCGGCGGCGGTCGCATCGATGCGCCGCCAGGAACTCGAGGCGAGCTGTGAGGTCCTGAAGGTCGGCGATCTGGAGATGCTGGGCTATGCCGACTCCGGGATGGCGGGCTGGCCGAGCAACGACGCCCCCGGATCCTTCTGGCAGACCCCCGTGGAGGAAGGCGCGGCCCGGCTCGCGGAACTCATGCGGCACTACCGACCTGATGTGGTCGTCACCTACGACGAGAACGGCTTCTACGGCCACCCCGACCACATCCAGGCCCACCGCATCACCATGGCGGCGCTGGAGATGACGGAGCTGACACCGAAGGTGTACTGGACCACGGTGCCCCGCTCGGGGATGCAGCGGTTCGGTGAGATCATGCGCGAGTTCCAGGAGGACATGCCGGAGCCGGATCCCGCCGAGGCCGCCGCGCTGGCCGACATCGGCCTCCCCGACGACGAGATCACCACGTGGGTGGACACCACCGCCTTCAGCGGTCAGAAGTTCGACGCGCTGGCCGCGCACGCCAGTCAGGGCGAGAACATCTTCTTCCTCAAGATGGGCAAGGCGAGGTTCGGCGAGTTGATGGGCATGGAGACCTTCGTACGCGTCCATGACACCACCGGCGCGGCCGTACCCGAGAACGATCTCTTCGCCGGACTGCGCTGAGCCACCCGCCCGGTCCCACGGCTGACAGACGCCGAGAGAGCGGAGCCGGCATGATGCTGGCTCCGCTCCCCCGTGCGGGCGTGTCACCGGGAACTAATGCGCCCCGGGCACGCTCGGGGCGAATGACGGCCTCTTTCGCAAGTTACAGGTCCCCTCAGGCGGGGGTCCGGCGTTGGTCGGTGCCGTTCGAGCAGGAGTGGAGCTGGATCAGGGTGCCGTTGCCGGTGCCGTCGGCGGTACTGGTGCCAGGCGCGTCCAGGCGTCGGCCCGACCCGACGCCCTTGATCGTTCCGGAACCCGAAGGGGGCGCTGAGGAACCGACGTTGAGTGCGTTGAGGACGGCGGTGTAGGCGGGCTTCTTGCTGCCGTTGCCGTTGAACAGCAGCGGCGTGTCCTGCGACCGCCAGGAGTCGGTGTCGCGCACACCCCAGACGGTGATGCCGAGGCAGCGCGGGACGGCCAGGCAGTCGTTGGTCAC
It includes:
- a CDS encoding LuxR C-terminal-related transcriptional regulator, whose amino-acid sequence is MGRERELGEFAAALEDREWRGFLVCGAAGVGKSRLAEECLERAAADGSRVGRATATAAAGAVPLGAIAHLLPAGVDLSDPVAGFAAVAARLAAGPGGRQLVVLVDDLHLLDSASAVLLRQLMDAGAVRLIGTVRTGEPYGEAVAALTGGDSVRRVDLAVLDPGRIGELLAAALGRPVARHTVHELSAASGGNVLYLRELVLGALTTGDLTEDGEIWQLREGRLPGTARLAEVVGARLAGADLAARPVLELLALCEPLPLADAEAVAAPHAVADLERAGLIRVAQDRRRTSVSLAHPLYGEVLRAGLPVLRRRALLLEQAARTEARGARRRGDPLRIATWRLAATGTADPALLTQAAVLARHAHDYARAVALLQAVPEDRHTTATRSMLGDAYFEMGRWAEAETVLARADRLADGERETLAVALVRTTNLLWSNAPVAEALAANDAALARITRPADRRKLKINEGFIRIAAGQPAQGLSLLEDLETDVADASDVDAWLRGAWMKPAGLALVGRTREAVVWAERAHAGHRRVDERALASHPAFQRIPLVLALTEAGRPAEARRAGEAAYAELVAADSVVRVWLAVLLGRTEWLAGRPVTARRWWAEAAALARTFDHAMALRLVLAGLAACAAVQGEPEAARTALAEHGELPTPEPGLLSAGEEHLGRAWLLAAEGRVGEARSVLVAAARTARAAGHATGEALLLTDVARLGGARQVTDRLTELARLCDGELAPARARLAAALAVDRPDRLLRAADACEAVGADLLTAEAASAAAAAWHRAGEPRRAAAAGRRAATAAARCEGARTPLLTAARAAAPLTTREREVALLAAVGNASVDIARALTLSVRTVDNHLHRAYAKLGVTTRRELARTLGEQPLTVRPQS
- a CDS encoding VOC family protein, encoding MISGAHVILYSQDAEADRAFLRDVLDFPGVDAGGGWLVFKLPPAEVAVHPTDGPPQHEFYLMCDDLDAQLGEFRAKGVEITRPVSEQRWGKLTAIRLPSGAELPLYEPLHPLAHGL
- a CDS encoding PIG-L family deacetylase encodes the protein MTGRPLTLMAVHAHPDDEATGTGGVLARYAAEGVRTVLVTCTDGGCGDGPGGVKPGDPGHDPAAVASMRRQELEASCEVLKVGDLEMLGYADSGMAGWPSNDAPGSFWQTPVEEGAARLAELMRHYRPDVVVTYDENGFYGHPDHIQAHRITMAALEMTELTPKVYWTTVPRSGMQRFGEIMREFQEDMPEPDPAEAAALADIGLPDDEITTWVDTTAFSGQKFDALAAHASQGENIFFLKMGKARFGELMGMETFVRVHDTTGAAVPENDLFAGLR